A part of Saccharomonospora amisosensis genomic DNA contains:
- a CDS encoding NACHT domain-containing protein: MPRNERAGQPVTHEREALESVATPGFFGRFANIWRWPRRWRTRILSWLAVAGLLAYAFLLVWPAVPQKPGGVQPWIDRYEAIIYVLLPLAVGLAGLLLLRLRLAKRAFTKRAVKNTREFVPTAKGSIIQDVVGRDQMCYVLKENLRDPNERRPHLLVGGPGAGKTAVIVRLTKLLAKNRAVPVPLRLRDLGDGTELDFSELARKRFCREVDEAMLESWLVKTRIAEEAWRWLRKENRIVVLADGLEEVFADGKKEKDRDNLIRNAIRDAGKDRLPLIIATRPHAPLESVEAAVVELEPLSEEAALAYVQQHYDPEEEHRLDWVVERGRVTDMPLYLRITKELSRKRMLQHVLGRTAKGKLDTRSVDRPALRRRLMKTWVDAVIEGEIQEKPALTRFEREAAILQVSALACIGLRLDTVEVPFGELDTALPDNRETEGVDMAVAQFATTDTPGGEAGRGWDALLSFHHRPPRTDHGQTHWSIAQRLSRKLDELSGRAGPDHFGIDLPLAAIWAEQLGLVEAHGERVRFQHSLMQAYLGARFMEDLPKEDVGQIVSPAIRNSTGPGPELLTALVFLSRNDLDATIQRDGQHARTDDDAQSEAKLVKELQRAAQDLMGNGNRSDRRKGEKVLDLYGTALEIDAAHVVRRHRQANSHPATRTLAGSGCGGLCLHHELAAELAKKWREIRSDDTKGLEEAKLQLVHRFGEVLRSLGEQWEADRSHPDNAVSVNLHLPAYERLREIGLQEESYRVRIAIVEELGAGGDTAHVALYDELKDPWTRYKIRQQDTEDIEIREADRVVAQERVATKGTAAGARREGVRKVPVTKGPPRQPPGNAWDLWREVVLAAQVTPLLLGSVAQSEHRENVKRWLHSWCEGINPDRREDGHRDRLPLSVERALARGFKAAANRRVRHPASSTEARDILIGQAEQMLRCARSWFTQLTLIHALTLWALPDEEVATGDNTAQWQDKSPRNRVDQWLDLASIGSAGRLHPFVLEAANLAESALRTRKPEQFIWIDEVGVVNRIGSATGDPTRHRIHSLWIPPSTGWSALRPEAQQLVGDVLLLLNLSERGETPRERDRYLERVNQPELPPCLDGDRRPLDPLLSVAKQGPSRPGSRCVDGCSFELCPYPPRGARDLRELGEAFCRRQATAVSSGFRERGWRHPFRRHRAPWQHTKRRDLRQFWNDMAARMHTHTGPDDAAEG, translated from the coding sequence ATGCCACGAAACGAGCGTGCCGGACAGCCGGTGACCCACGAGCGCGAAGCACTGGAGTCGGTCGCGACCCCAGGGTTCTTCGGCAGGTTCGCAAACATCTGGCGGTGGCCGCGCCGCTGGCGGACCAGGATCCTTTCCTGGCTGGCCGTCGCAGGCCTGCTCGCCTATGCCTTCCTGCTCGTCTGGCCTGCGGTGCCGCAAAAGCCAGGCGGGGTGCAGCCCTGGATCGATCGGTACGAAGCCATCATCTATGTCCTCCTGCCGTTGGCTGTCGGGCTGGCCGGTTTGCTCCTGCTTCGGCTACGGCTGGCCAAGCGCGCCTTCACCAAACGGGCCGTGAAGAACACCCGCGAGTTCGTCCCGACCGCGAAGGGCAGCATCATCCAGGACGTCGTCGGCAGGGACCAGATGTGCTACGTACTCAAGGAGAACCTGCGCGACCCCAACGAGCGGCGACCGCACCTCCTCGTCGGAGGCCCGGGTGCTGGCAAGACGGCCGTAATCGTGCGGCTCACGAAACTGCTCGCCAAGAACCGTGCGGTACCCGTTCCTCTCCGGCTACGCGATCTGGGCGACGGCACCGAACTCGACTTCAGCGAGTTGGCACGGAAACGCTTCTGCCGCGAGGTTGACGAGGCCATGCTCGAGAGTTGGCTTGTCAAGACACGTATTGCCGAGGAGGCATGGCGCTGGTTGCGCAAGGAGAACCGGATCGTCGTGCTGGCCGACGGGCTCGAGGAAGTGTTCGCCGACGGGAAGAAGGAAAAGGACCGCGACAACCTGATCCGCAACGCCATCCGGGACGCCGGCAAGGACCGGCTTCCGCTGATCATCGCCACCCGGCCACACGCCCCGCTGGAGTCGGTGGAGGCGGCAGTCGTCGAGCTGGAGCCGTTGAGCGAGGAAGCGGCACTGGCGTACGTGCAGCAGCACTACGACCCCGAGGAGGAGCACCGCCTGGATTGGGTGGTGGAGCGAGGCCGGGTTACCGACATGCCCCTCTACCTCCGGATCACCAAGGAGCTCTCCCGGAAGCGGATGCTGCAGCACGTGCTGGGCAGGACCGCTAAGGGCAAACTCGACACCCGATCCGTCGACCGTCCCGCGTTACGCAGGCGGCTGATGAAGACCTGGGTCGACGCGGTGATCGAGGGAGAAATCCAGGAGAAGCCCGCGCTGACCCGCTTCGAACGTGAGGCCGCGATACTCCAGGTCTCCGCTCTGGCCTGCATCGGTCTGCGGCTGGACACCGTCGAGGTGCCGTTCGGCGAACTCGACACCGCGCTGCCCGACAACCGGGAGACGGAGGGGGTCGACATGGCCGTCGCGCAGTTCGCCACCACCGACACGCCCGGTGGCGAGGCCGGCAGGGGCTGGGATGCCTTGCTCAGCTTCCATCATCGACCACCGCGAACCGACCACGGCCAGACCCACTGGTCCATAGCGCAGCGATTGAGTCGGAAACTGGACGAGCTGAGCGGCCGGGCCGGGCCGGACCATTTCGGCATCGACCTCCCGCTCGCGGCCATCTGGGCCGAGCAACTGGGCCTTGTGGAAGCCCACGGCGAGCGAGTCAGGTTTCAGCACAGCCTGATGCAGGCTTACCTGGGCGCGCGGTTCATGGAGGATCTGCCGAAGGAAGATGTGGGACAGATTGTCTCCCCGGCGATCCGGAACTCCACCGGGCCGGGTCCGGAGTTGCTGACCGCGCTGGTTTTCCTGTCCCGCAATGACCTCGACGCGACGATACAGCGCGACGGGCAGCACGCGCGGACCGACGATGACGCCCAGTCCGAAGCCAAGTTGGTGAAGGAACTCCAGAGAGCCGCTCAGGATCTCATGGGCAACGGGAACAGATCGGATCGACGCAAGGGAGAGAAGGTCCTCGACCTCTACGGGACCGCGCTGGAGATCGACGCCGCCCACGTCGTGCGACGGCACAGGCAAGCCAACTCTCACCCGGCCACGCGAACCCTCGCCGGTTCCGGTTGCGGCGGGCTCTGCCTACACCACGAACTCGCCGCGGAGCTTGCCAAGAAATGGAGAGAAATACGGTCGGACGACACCAAAGGCCTTGAGGAGGCCAAGCTTCAGTTGGTGCACCGATTCGGCGAAGTGCTGCGCAGTCTCGGGGAGCAATGGGAAGCCGACCGTTCCCACCCGGACAACGCGGTAAGCGTGAACCTCCACCTGCCTGCCTACGAACGCCTCCGCGAGATAGGACTGCAGGAGGAGTCCTACCGCGTCCGGATAGCGATCGTGGAAGAGCTCGGAGCGGGAGGAGACACCGCACACGTCGCGCTCTACGACGAACTGAAGGACCCGTGGACCAGGTACAAGATCCGGCAGCAAGACACCGAAGACATCGAGATCCGGGAGGCGGATCGGGTCGTCGCGCAAGAACGGGTAGCAACGAAGGGAACGGCCGCCGGAGCACGACGTGAAGGCGTGAGGAAGGTTCCGGTGACGAAAGGCCCACCGCGGCAACCACCCGGCAACGCATGGGACCTCTGGCGGGAGGTCGTACTCGCCGCACAGGTGACTCCGCTGTTGCTGGGGTCGGTTGCCCAATCCGAGCATCGCGAGAACGTCAAGCGCTGGCTACACAGCTGGTGCGAGGGCATCAACCCGGACAGGCGGGAGGACGGACACCGTGACCGGTTGCCGCTGTCGGTCGAGCGAGCTTTGGCCCGCGGCTTCAAAGCGGCGGCGAACCGGCGAGTGCGCCATCCGGCCAGCTCCACGGAGGCACGGGACATCCTGATCGGCCAAGCCGAGCAGATGCTCAGGTGTGCGAGGTCATGGTTCACCCAGCTCACCCTTATCCATGCGCTCACGCTGTGGGCACTTCCCGACGAGGAGGTCGCCACCGGTGACAACACTGCGCAATGGCAGGACAAGTCGCCACGCAACCGCGTCGATCAGTGGCTCGACCTCGCCAGTATCGGCTCGGCAGGCCGCCTGCATCCCTTCGTGCTGGAAGCAGCCAATCTCGCGGAGTCGGCGTTGCGGACACGCAAGCCGGAACAGTTCATCTGGATCGACGAGGTAGGTGTGGTGAACAGGATCGGGTCGGCGACGGGCGACCCGACCCGGCACCGGATCCACAGCCTGTGGATACCACCCTCCACCGGCTGGAGCGCGCTGCGGCCCGAAGCCCAGCAACTCGTCGGCGACGTGCTGTTGCTGCTGAACCTCAGCGAGCGGGGCGAGACCCCGCGAGAACGCGATCGTTACCTCGAGCGCGTCAATCAGCCCGAACTTCCGCCATGCCTCGACGGCGATCGCAGGCCGCTGGACCCGCTGCTCAGCGTGGCCAAGCAGGGCCCAAGTCGACCGGGTTCCAGATGTGTGGACGGCTGCTCATTCGAGTTGTGCCCCTACCCGCCGCGCGGGGCCCGAGACCTGCGTGAACTTGGTGAAGCGTTCTGCCGCAGGCAGGCGACCGCGGTGAGTTCAGGCTTCAGGGAAAGAGGGTGGCGGCATCCGTTCCGCCGACACCGCGCCCCCTGGCAACACACGAAGCGGCGAGATCTGCGGCAGTTCTGGAACGACATGGCCGCTCGGATGCACACCCACACCGGACCGGACGACGCGGCCGAAGGTTGA
- a CDS encoding IclR family transcriptional regulator produces the protein MSEATSSRASVRSQTLDRALDVLDLLADGQPRSSQELATASGLHRSIVYRILRTLEDRQLVSRTAEGRYTLGLGLLVLSRTVLGEAQAELQDQLGQLANTVSATAFLAVPQGREVVALVTVEPARHRTAIAYRPGARSPMDRGACGLAILSAQPARADERPEVTWARQTGYVRTVGEVHAGLTEIAAPVRLGHGSAAAVAVVFVSGDVDETHAAEEVKSVAARMSRPTEIWEL, from the coding sequence GTGAGCGAGGCAACATCGTCCAGAGCGAGCGTGCGCTCGCAGACGCTCGACCGCGCCCTCGACGTACTCGACCTCCTCGCGGACGGGCAGCCGCGATCGAGTCAGGAGCTGGCCACCGCCTCGGGGCTGCACCGCTCGATCGTTTACCGCATCCTGCGAACTCTGGAGGATCGCCAGCTCGTCAGCCGCACCGCCGAGGGGCGCTACACATTGGGACTCGGACTGCTGGTGCTGTCGCGCACGGTGCTCGGCGAAGCGCAGGCCGAGTTGCAGGACCAGCTCGGCCAGCTCGCGAATACCGTTTCGGCAACGGCGTTCCTGGCGGTGCCACAGGGACGCGAGGTAGTGGCGCTGGTGACGGTGGAACCGGCTCGGCACCGGACGGCGATCGCCTACCGTCCGGGCGCACGCTCGCCCATGGACCGAGGCGCGTGTGGGCTGGCGATCCTGTCGGCGCAGCCCGCGCGAGCGGACGAAAGACCCGAGGTGACGTGGGCTCGGCAGACCGGCTACGTACGCACGGTGGGCGAGGTGCACGCCGGGCTCACCGAGATCGCCGCGCCCGTCCGGCTGGGGCACGGCTCGGCCGCCGCGGTAGCCGTGGTGTTCGTGTCGGGCGACGTGGACGAGACCCACGCCGCCGAGGAGGTCAAGTCTGTGGCCGCACGCATGAGCAGGCCCACCGAGATATGGGAACTGTGA
- a CDS encoding flavin reductase family protein, producing the protein MRTKSPLHRSTVDPIHFRRTMGRFTSGVTVVTTVAEGDVHGMTANGFLSVSLDPPLVLVSVSKTSRMASLLERTGHYGVSILTEQQRPHSRHFAGNPVPGLQPEFDLVDGSAFLRGSMAQIGCDVVDTHDAGDHLLYVGHVKHLDYSDATPLVFFTGDYRALDSDADNLYTH; encoded by the coding sequence GTGAGGACGAAGTCCCCGCTGCACCGCTCGACCGTCGACCCTATCCACTTTCGCCGCACCATGGGCAGGTTCACCAGCGGAGTCACCGTGGTCACGACCGTTGCCGAGGGTGACGTCCACGGCATGACCGCCAACGGCTTTCTCTCTGTCTCGCTCGACCCGCCGCTCGTGCTGGTCTCAGTGAGCAAGACGTCTCGGATGGCGAGCCTGCTGGAACGGACCGGGCATTACGGCGTGAGCATCCTGACCGAGCAGCAACGCCCGCACTCGCGGCACTTCGCCGGTAACCCGGTACCCGGCTTACAGCCTGAGTTCGATCTAGTCGACGGGTCCGCGTTCCTGCGCGGCTCGATGGCCCAGATCGGCTGCGACGTGGTGGACACCCATGACGCTGGTGATCACCTGCTGTACGTCGGCCATGTCAAACACCTCGACTACAGCGACGCGACTCCACTGGTGTTCTTCACCGGCGACTACCGGGCACTGGACAGCGACGCCGACAACCTCTACACACACTGA
- the styA gene encoding styrene monooxygenase subunit StyA, whose amino-acid sequence MEGIGIVGAGVAGLHLGLLLRGHGVPVTIYSDRTAEQLAGGRIPNTVAHHHATVERERLLGVDHWDIEEYGYFGHHHYIGGPQPLRFPGFFAAPSRALDYRIYLPRLLSDFVERGGEFEVRPVQAVDVEELSQRHDLVVIATGRGSMGAMFPRRADKSPYDTPQRKLCGGLYEGVAHSEPKGVTMSISPGHGELLAIPMYSFAGHVTALLFEAVPGGEFEVLTATRYDDDPATFEKLVLKTISEHHPTIFERIDPAAFRLTGPQDLLQGAVVPSVREDYTRLPNGRYVVAVGDVHTVVDPVIGQGANSASYSAWELGQTILEDQNFDERFCKKVARRREDRVHAVSDWTNLMIRTPPPPHLLELLGAMSQNQAIADTFTDNFSYPERQWDILATPERTRNFLTGHGMS is encoded by the coding sequence ATGGAAGGGATCGGGATCGTAGGCGCGGGCGTCGCAGGGTTGCATCTGGGCCTGCTGTTGCGCGGGCACGGCGTGCCCGTGACGATCTACAGCGATCGCACGGCAGAGCAGTTGGCCGGTGGTCGGATTCCTAATACCGTCGCCCACCACCATGCCACCGTCGAGCGGGAGCGACTGCTCGGCGTGGATCACTGGGACATCGAGGAGTACGGGTACTTCGGCCACCACCACTACATCGGCGGGCCGCAGCCGCTCCGCTTCCCTGGCTTTTTCGCCGCGCCGTCCCGTGCCCTCGACTACCGGATCTACCTACCCAGACTGCTTTCGGATTTCGTCGAGCGTGGCGGCGAGTTCGAAGTGCGTCCGGTGCAGGCGGTCGACGTGGAGGAACTGTCGCAGCGGCACGACCTGGTGGTGATAGCCACCGGCCGAGGCAGCATGGGCGCGATGTTCCCGCGCAGGGCTGACAAGTCTCCGTACGACACGCCGCAGCGCAAGCTGTGCGGCGGTCTCTACGAAGGGGTGGCGCACTCCGAACCGAAGGGCGTCACGATGAGTATCTCGCCTGGGCACGGTGAGTTGCTCGCGATCCCGATGTACTCCTTCGCGGGCCACGTCACCGCGTTGCTGTTCGAGGCGGTTCCCGGCGGCGAGTTCGAGGTGCTGACCGCGACCAGGTACGACGACGACCCAGCCACGTTCGAGAAGCTGGTGCTCAAGACCATTTCGGAGCACCACCCGACGATCTTCGAGCGGATCGACCCCGCCGCCTTCCGGTTGACCGGGCCGCAGGACCTGCTCCAGGGTGCCGTGGTGCCCTCCGTGCGGGAGGACTACACCCGGCTGCCCAACGGGCGCTACGTCGTCGCGGTCGGTGACGTCCACACGGTGGTGGACCCGGTCATCGGCCAGGGGGCCAACTCGGCCTCGTACTCGGCATGGGAACTGGGGCAGACGATCCTGGAGGACCAGAACTTCGACGAGCGCTTCTGCAAGAAGGTGGCACGCCGCAGGGAAGATCGGGTGCATGCGGTGTCGGACTGGACGAATCTGATGATCCGTACGCCGCCGCCTCCGCACCTGCTGGAACTGCTCGGCGCGATGTCGCAGAACCAGGCCATCGCGGACACGTTCACGGACAACTTCAGCTACCCGGAGCGCCAGTGGGACATCCTGGCCACCCCCGAGCGCACCAGGAACTTCCTCACCGGTCACGGCATGAGTTGA
- a CDS encoding EthD family reductase, with product MHKMVVLYHPPTDPEVFKQHYLGTHIPLVEQLPGLLSMRYTFDVRTAGHEPGFFAVFEGEFADADAMRAALASPQGQAVSADVPKYATGGAIILDYPVDGS from the coding sequence ATGCACAAGATGGTCGTCCTCTACCACCCGCCCACCGATCCCGAGGTTTTCAAGCAGCATTATCTCGGTACGCATATCCCGCTGGTGGAGCAACTACCCGGCCTGCTGTCGATGCGATACACCTTCGATGTGCGGACGGCGGGCCACGAACCCGGATTCTTCGCGGTGTTCGAGGGTGAGTTCGCCGACGCCGACGCGATGCGTGCAGCGCTGGCTTCACCGCAGGGGCAGGCCGTTTCGGCCGACGTGCCCAAGTACGCGACGGGCGGGGCGATCATCCTGGACTATCCCGTCGACGGCAGCTGA
- a CDS encoding LacI family DNA-binding transcriptional regulator produces MSPSIKDVAERAGVSVGTVSNVLNRPERVSESTRQTVLAAISELGFVRNSSAAQLRAGTSRSIGLIVLDMANPFFHYVAKGVEEVADELGYAVVLCDSDDQAAREDRYLQVLEEQRVRGVLITPIEVSSKRLDALRKRGTPTVLVDRHDPRVNCCSVAVDDVIGGQLAGNHLTELGHERITYFSGPLTLRQCSDRLQGLHHAVASAGLDPDSAIDVVEAPAMNARLAHEVARARFAEGDHTTAAFCANDLMALGVLRAALSAGRRVPRDLAIVGYDDIEFAADAAVPLTSISQPTQQIGRAAAQLLVEECDHPETHAHQQVMFKPELVVRESTTP; encoded by the coding sequence ATGTCTCCGAGCATCAAGGACGTCGCCGAGCGGGCGGGCGTCTCCGTGGGAACGGTGTCCAATGTGCTCAACCGCCCGGAGCGGGTGTCGGAAAGCACGAGGCAAACCGTGCTGGCGGCGATCTCCGAGCTCGGGTTCGTGCGCAACTCCTCAGCCGCGCAACTGCGGGCGGGCACAAGTCGCTCGATCGGCCTCATCGTGCTCGACATGGCCAACCCGTTCTTCCACTACGTGGCCAAGGGCGTGGAAGAGGTCGCCGACGAACTCGGCTACGCGGTGGTGCTGTGCGACTCCGACGACCAGGCGGCACGCGAGGACCGCTACCTGCAGGTGCTCGAGGAGCAGCGGGTACGGGGTGTGCTCATCACACCGATCGAGGTCAGTTCGAAACGGCTGGACGCACTGCGCAAGCGGGGCACGCCCACCGTGCTGGTCGACCGGCACGACCCGAGGGTGAACTGCTGCTCGGTCGCGGTGGACGACGTGATCGGCGGGCAACTGGCGGGCAACCACCTCACCGAACTCGGCCACGAGCGGATCACCTACTTCAGCGGCCCGCTCACGCTGCGGCAGTGTTCCGACCGGTTGCAGGGGTTGCACCATGCCGTCGCTTCGGCCGGCCTCGACCCGGACAGCGCGATCGACGTGGTGGAGGCGCCCGCGATGAACGCCCGCCTCGCACACGAGGTCGCACGCGCCAGGTTCGCCGAAGGCGACCACACCACGGCGGCGTTCTGCGCCAACGACCTGATGGCGCTCGGTGTGCTGCGCGCGGCGCTGAGCGCCGGCCGCCGGGTGCCGAGGGACCTTGCCATCGTCGGCTACGACGACATCGAGTTCGCCGCCGACGCCGCCGTGCCGCTCACCTCGATCAGCCAGCCGACGCAACAGATCGGCAGAGCCGCCGCACAGCTACTGGTGGAGGAGTGCGACCACCCCGAAACCCACGCACACCAACAGGTCATGTTCAAACCTGAACTGGTGGTCAGGGAGTCCACCACCCCCTGA
- a CDS encoding sugar ABC transporter ATP-binding protein, whose translation METPEHSPPPLLELADVTKSFQAVRALRGVSLTLRAGEVHALAGENGAGKSTVVRIIGGEHQPDSGEVLLDGEPVRFGGPRDAQQAGVAVIHQEPIQFPDLSVAENVFMGRQPLRPGRRIDRREMRRRAREVFDLLGVPIDPARQTSGLSIADQQILEIAKALVADARTIVMDEPTAALSAVEAQRLFRVARGLAERGAALLFISHRLDEMYALCDRVTVLRDGCLVATSAMDEIDHDTLVRQMVGRSVEQLFPKRDTLIGEEVLVVENLTRAGVFRDVSFSVRRGEIVGLAGLVGSGRSEVARAIFGVDERDGGNVSVNAEPLPPGNPRAAIERGLALVPEDRREQGLVLELSIERNTSLARLRQVSPAGVTRPSLEHELAARWGERLSLKYGRLSDPAATLSGGNQQKVVLGKWLATEPSVLIVDEPTRGIDIGAKVEVHALLSDLAAQGIAVLLISSELPEVLGMADRVLVMHEGRITAELSRQEATEESVMYAATGNGTAA comes from the coding sequence GTGGAAACACCGGAGCACTCGCCCCCGCCGCTGCTCGAACTCGCCGACGTCACGAAGTCGTTCCAGGCGGTTCGGGCGCTGCGCGGGGTGTCGCTCACACTGCGCGCGGGAGAGGTGCACGCGCTCGCGGGCGAGAACGGGGCTGGCAAGTCCACAGTGGTCCGCATCATCGGCGGCGAACACCAGCCCGACAGCGGCGAAGTGCTGCTCGACGGCGAACCGGTACGGTTCGGGGGCCCCCGCGACGCGCAGCAGGCGGGTGTGGCGGTGATCCACCAGGAGCCGATCCAGTTTCCCGACCTCTCGGTGGCCGAGAACGTCTTCATGGGCCGCCAACCGCTGCGTCCTGGCAGGCGCATCGACCGCCGCGAGATGCGGCGCAGGGCACGCGAGGTGTTCGACCTGCTCGGCGTCCCGATCGATCCTGCCAGGCAAACCAGCGGCCTTTCCATCGCCGACCAGCAGATCCTCGAGATCGCCAAGGCGCTGGTGGCCGACGCGCGCACCATCGTGATGGACGAGCCGACCGCGGCACTTTCGGCGGTAGAGGCGCAGCGGCTGTTCCGGGTGGCGCGCGGCCTCGCCGAGCGCGGTGCGGCGCTGCTTTTCATCTCGCATCGGCTGGACGAGATGTACGCGCTCTGCGACCGGGTCACGGTGCTGCGCGACGGCTGCCTCGTCGCGACCTCGGCGATGGACGAGATCGACCACGACACCCTGGTGCGGCAGATGGTGGGGCGGTCGGTGGAACAACTCTTTCCCAAGCGCGACACGCTGATCGGCGAAGAGGTGCTCGTCGTCGAGAACCTCACCCGAGCCGGGGTGTTTCGGGACGTGTCCTTCTCCGTCCGGCGCGGCGAGATCGTCGGGCTCGCGGGGCTGGTCGGTTCCGGCCGCTCCGAGGTAGCCCGCGCGATCTTCGGGGTGGACGAACGCGACGGCGGGAACGTGTCGGTCAACGCGGAGCCGCTGCCCCCCGGTAACCCGCGTGCGGCGATCGAGCGCGGCCTCGCGCTGGTGCCCGAGGACCGCAGGGAACAGGGCTTGGTGCTGGAACTGTCGATCGAGCGCAACACCAGCCTCGCGCGGTTGCGGCAGGTGTCCCCGGCGGGCGTCACAAGGCCCTCGCTCGAACATGAGCTCGCGGCCCGCTGGGGTGAGCGGCTCTCGTTGAAGTACGGCAGGCTTTCCGACCCCGCCGCGACACTTTCCGGGGGCAACCAGCAGAAGGTCGTGCTGGGCAAGTGGCTGGCGACGGAGCCGTCGGTGCTCATCGTCGACGAACCAACGCGCGGCATCGACATCGGCGCCAAGGTCGAGGTGCATGCGCTGCTTTCCGACCTCGCCGCGCAGGGCATCGCCGTGCTGTTGATCTCCTCGGAACTGCCCGAGGTGCTCGGCATGGCGGACCGGGTGCTAGTCATGCACGAGGGGCGGATCACCGCGGAACTTTCGAGGCAGGAAGCCACGGAAGAGTCGGTCATGTACGCCGCGACCGGGAACGGGACGGCGGCATGA
- a CDS encoding ABC transporter permease, translating to MNRLQSLLSGRELSIVGALVAVVAVTTVVNPSFLNAQGVHDLFLNASIIALLAIGQTLLVITRNIDLSVGSVMGLTAYLSGQLFIADQETPTVLVMLAGVALGAACGAFNGALVAIAKVPALVVTLGTLYVFRGIDYGWASATGVHQINAAQMSPDFLAFGSGSILGIPHLSLIALVALVIAGYALHNWRSGRDLYAIGSNPDAARLAGIPAGRRVFTAFVVSGALVGLAGVLHASYFGTINASVGTGKELAVVAAVVVGGVAIFGGSGTVLGAVLGALLLTTITSALPILGVPAFWQRAVDGAALLLAISLDRAVQLRLAERLRKERSVRRA from the coding sequence ATGAACCGCCTGCAGTCGTTGCTCTCCGGGCGTGAGCTGAGCATCGTCGGCGCACTGGTCGCCGTGGTCGCGGTGACGACCGTGGTCAACCCGTCGTTCCTGAACGCGCAGGGTGTGCACGACCTCTTTCTCAACGCCTCGATCATCGCGCTGCTCGCCATCGGGCAGACGCTGCTGGTGATCACCAGGAACATCGACCTCTCGGTCGGGTCGGTGATGGGGCTGACCGCGTACCTGTCGGGTCAGCTGTTCATCGCCGACCAGGAGACGCCGACGGTCCTCGTGATGCTGGCAGGGGTGGCGCTCGGCGCGGCATGCGGCGCTTTCAACGGTGCGCTCGTCGCTATCGCCAAGGTGCCCGCGCTCGTGGTGACGCTGGGTACGCTCTACGTCTTCCGTGGCATCGACTACGGCTGGGCGAGCGCGACGGGAGTGCACCAGATCAACGCCGCCCAGATGTCGCCGGACTTCCTCGCCTTCGGCAGCGGATCGATACTCGGCATCCCTCACCTGTCGCTGATCGCGTTGGTCGCGCTGGTGATCGCCGGATACGCGCTGCACAACTGGCGGTCCGGCCGAGACCTCTACGCCATCGGGTCCAATCCGGACGCCGCTCGGCTCGCGGGCATACCCGCGGGGCGGCGGGTGTTCACCGCGTTCGTCGTCTCCGGTGCGCTGGTCGGCCTGGCGGGCGTGCTGCATGCCTCCTACTTCGGCACCATCAACGCCTCCGTCGGCACGGGCAAGGAGCTGGCGGTCGTCGCGGCCGTCGTGGTCGGCGGTGTCGCCATCTTCGGGGGCAGCGGCACCGTGCTCGGTGCCGTGCTCGGCGCCCTGCTGCTGACCACCATCACGAGTGCGCTTCCGATTCTGGGTGTGCCCGCCTTCTGGCAGCGGGCGGTGGACGGTGCCGCGTTGCTGCTGGCCATCTCCCTCGACCGGGCCGTGCAGCTGCGGCTCGCCGAGCGGCTGAGGAAGGAACGGAGCGTGCGCCGTGCGTGA